One Paraburkholderia kururiensis DNA window includes the following coding sequences:
- a CDS encoding electron transfer flavoprotein subunit alpha/FixB family protein, with protein MNTIKRIDPRRPFVVTAAGLKRITLGEEGSAQGSFDANAVTSLHGRAAAKPRRTAQPAQRTILVVAHSDRGALDEHAREAVAAAALIADAHTQVALLVFGKLKEDAAALGADKVIELAAFDRRTFAPESEVQALAACAAQFAPVHILLPDNAAGDGDLGRRYAAQAGASVATHVVEIDAAHVSVYVHAKQAVAKRTVPEVVLLAPGAVDSRLPFVGAGEAMQLGSFDAAASAAARYRDLGIEETDASQVALEEADFIVSAGNGVTDIAAFEALAGVLGAAIGASRVAVDNGHFTRDKQVGATGKTVQASVYIAFGISGAVQHLQGIKDCRHVIAVNLDASAPIAKRADLTVVGDARETIASLTEAVARARAAHGEADRAAGAPTVVEGVAA; from the coding sequence ATGAACACGATCAAACGTATCGATCCGCGCCGGCCGTTCGTCGTCACGGCCGCCGGTCTCAAACGCATCACGCTGGGCGAAGAGGGCAGCGCGCAGGGTTCGTTCGACGCGAACGCCGTCACGTCCCTGCACGGCCGCGCAGCCGCAAAGCCGCGTCGCACGGCGCAGCCCGCGCAACGCACGATTCTCGTGGTCGCGCATAGCGACCGCGGCGCGCTCGACGAGCACGCACGCGAAGCGGTGGCGGCCGCCGCCCTGATTGCCGACGCGCACACGCAGGTCGCGCTGCTGGTCTTCGGCAAGCTGAAGGAAGACGCGGCGGCGTTGGGCGCCGACAAGGTGATCGAACTCGCGGCCTTCGACCGCCGCACGTTCGCCCCCGAAAGCGAGGTGCAGGCGCTCGCGGCCTGCGCGGCGCAGTTCGCGCCCGTGCATATCCTGCTGCCCGACAACGCCGCGGGCGACGGCGACCTGGGCCGCCGCTACGCAGCGCAAGCGGGAGCGAGCGTGGCCACGCATGTCGTGGAGATCGACGCGGCGCACGTGAGCGTCTACGTGCACGCGAAGCAGGCCGTGGCCAAGCGCACGGTGCCCGAGGTCGTGTTGCTCGCGCCGGGGGCCGTCGATTCGCGCTTGCCGTTCGTGGGAGCGGGCGAAGCCATGCAGTTGGGCAGCTTCGACGCGGCGGCTTCAGCAGCCGCGCGCTATCGCGATCTCGGCATCGAAGAAACCGATGCGTCGCAGGTCGCGCTCGAAGAAGCCGACTTCATCGTTTCCGCCGGCAACGGCGTGACGGACATCGCCGCGTTCGAAGCGCTCGCGGGTGTGCTGGGCGCAGCGATAGGCGCGAGCCGCGTGGCCGTGGACAACGGCCATTTCACGCGCGACAAGCAGGTGGGCGCCACGGGCAAGACGGTGCAGGCGAGCGTCTACATCGCGTTCGGCATTTCGGGCGCGGTTCAGCACTTGCAGGGCATCAAGGACTGTCGCCACGTGATCGCCGTGAATCTGGACGCGAGCGCGCCCATTGCCAAACGCGCGGACCTGACCGTCGTGGGCGATGCGCGCGAAACCATCGCGTCGCTGACCGAGGCCGTCGCAAGGGCCCGCGCCGCGCATGGCGAAGCGGATCGCGCCGCGGGGGCGCCAACGGTCGTGGAAGGAGTGGCGGCATGA
- a CDS encoding (Fe-S)-binding protein has product MSPAFLITALLWVSVAGLAFAVAKRASYWKLGRATTAGAFGFAHLLTIPKRYFVDLHHVVARDPYIAKTHIATAGGAIAAFALVFANYGLAIYSPWLDRLILLCALVMLVGAVFVWRRRHDTKGVPARLSRGPWNTLPWLLGSFALGLALYVAVPAGAMSGGLAVLFALLIAAGAFAMTFGAARGGPMKHAIAGLLHLAFHPRQERFASEQTAQTAQTATPREAVPPTALKAPALDHNEYGVGKPVEFRWNQLLSFDACVQCGKCEAACPAFAAGQPLNPKKLIQDLVTGMVGGTDSAYAGSPTPGIPVGRHGGEPQRPIVSSLIEADTIWSCTTCRACVHECPMLIEHVDAIVDMRRNQTLVHGEVPGKGPEVLANLRETGTAGGYDRAARYDWSVDLNAPLAQPGKPVDVLLVAGEGAFDMRYQRTLRALVKVLNKAGVNYAVLGAGETDTGDVARRLGDEATFQQLAATMIQTLSTLTFRRIVTADPHVMHSLRNEYRAFGARYEVLHHTTLLAQLVEAGKLAPKAAEALASRRITYHDPCYLGRYNGETDAPRKLLKTIGIQVVEMERHGKQGRCCGGGGGAPLTDIPGKQRIPDIRIADARAVGAEVVAVGCPNCTAMLEGVVGPRPEVLDVAELVAASLD; this is encoded by the coding sequence ATGAGCCCGGCGTTTCTCATCACCGCGCTGTTGTGGGTTTCGGTGGCAGGCCTCGCGTTCGCCGTGGCGAAGCGCGCGTCGTACTGGAAGCTCGGGCGCGCCACGACGGCGGGCGCGTTCGGCTTCGCGCACCTGCTGACCATTCCGAAGCGCTACTTCGTCGACCTGCATCACGTCGTGGCGCGCGACCCGTACATCGCGAAGACCCACATCGCCACCGCGGGCGGCGCGATTGCGGCGTTCGCGCTGGTGTTCGCCAATTACGGGCTTGCCATTTACTCGCCGTGGCTCGACCGCCTGATCCTGCTCTGCGCGCTCGTCATGCTGGTGGGCGCCGTGTTCGTGTGGCGCCGCCGTCACGACACGAAGGGCGTGCCCGCGCGGCTTTCGCGCGGGCCCTGGAACACGCTGCCGTGGCTGCTCGGGTCGTTCGCGCTGGGGCTCGCGCTCTATGTGGCGGTGCCGGCCGGGGCGATGTCGGGCGGGCTCGCCGTACTCTTTGCGCTGCTCATTGCAGCGGGCGCGTTCGCGATGACGTTCGGCGCCGCGCGCGGCGGTCCCATGAAGCACGCCATCGCGGGGCTGCTGCATCTCGCGTTTCATCCGCGCCAGGAGCGGTTCGCTTCGGAACAAACAGCACAAACAGCACAAACAGCGACGCCACGCGAGGCCGTGCCGCCCACCGCGCTCAAGGCGCCGGCACTCGATCACAACGAGTACGGCGTGGGCAAGCCCGTCGAATTCCGCTGGAACCAGCTGCTGAGCTTCGACGCCTGCGTGCAGTGCGGCAAGTGCGAAGCGGCGTGTCCGGCGTTCGCCGCCGGCCAGCCGCTCAATCCGAAGAAACTGATTCAGGACCTCGTGACCGGCATGGTGGGCGGCACGGATTCGGCCTATGCCGGCAGCCCGACGCCGGGCATTCCGGTGGGCCGTCACGGCGGCGAGCCGCAGCGTCCCATCGTGTCGAGCCTGATCGAAGCGGACACGATCTGGTCGTGCACCACGTGCCGCGCCTGCGTCCACGAGTGCCCCATGCTGATCGAGCACGTGGACGCGATCGTCGACATGCGCCGCAACCAGACGCTCGTGCACGGCGAGGTGCCCGGCAAGGGGCCGGAGGTGCTCGCGAATCTGCGCGAGACGGGCACGGCGGGCGGCTATGACCGCGCGGCGCGCTACGACTGGTCGGTGGATCTGAACGCGCCGCTCGCGCAACCGGGCAAGCCCGTGGACGTGCTGCTCGTGGCCGGCGAAGGCGCATTCGACATGCGCTACCAGCGCACGCTGCGTGCGCTCGTGAAGGTGCTGAACAAGGCGGGCGTGAACTACGCGGTGCTGGGCGCCGGCGAGACCGATACGGGCGATGTCGCGCGGCGCCTCGGCGACGAAGCGACGTTCCAGCAACTCGCGGCCACGATGATCCAGACGCTTTCCACGCTCACGTTCCGGCGCATCGTCACGGCGGACCCGCACGTCATGCACAGCCTGCGCAACGAGTACCGCGCGTTCGGCGCGCGCTACGAAGTGCTGCATCACACCACGCTGCTCGCGCAACTGGTGGAGGCGGGCAAGCTCGCGCCGAAGGCTGCCGAGGCGCTGGCGAGCCGTCGCATCACGTATCACGACCCCTGTTATCTGGGCCGCTACAACGGCGAGACGGACGCACCGCGCAAGCTCCTGAAGACCATCGGCATTCAGGTGGTGGAGATGGAGCGTCACGGCAAGCAGGGCCGCTGCTGCGGCGGCGGAGGCGGTGCGCCGCTCACCGACATTCCGGGCAAACAGCGCATTCCCGACATCCGCATCGCCGACGCGCGCGCCGTGGGCGCCGAGGTGGTCGCGGTGGGCTGCCCGAACTGCACGGCGATGCTCGAAGGCGTGGTGGGCCCGAGGCCCGAAGTGCTCGACGTGGCCGAACTCGTCGCCGCGTCGCTGGATTGA
- a CDS encoding FAD-dependent oxidoreductase: protein MRYPNLFKPLTLNQLTLRNRIVSTAHAEVYAEPGGLPGDRYIRYYEEKARGGVGLAVCGGSSPVSIDSPQGWWKSVNLATDRVIDPLGRLAEAMHRHGAKIMIQATHMGRRSAFHGEHWPHLMSPSGVREPVHRGNAKIIEVEEIRRIIGDFATAAKRVQQAGMDGIEISAAHQHLIDQFWSPRTNFRTDEWGGSLQNRLRFGIEVLKAVREAVGRDFCVGLRMCGDEFHEDGLDHEQLKEIAQAMAETGLIDYVGVIGSGADTHNTLANCMPPMALPPEPFVHLAAGIKSAVKLPVMHAQSIRDAGQAERLLATGMIDLVGMTRAQIADPHMVIKIRDGREDEIKQCVGANYCIDRQYNGLDVLCVQNAATSREATMPHVIEKTRGPRRKVVVVGAGPAGLEAARVARSRGHDVVLFEKGDAVGGQILLAAKAPQREQMAGIVRWFDMETKRLGVDRRLGVAADEKTIMAEKPDIVVLATGGASFTQQVPAWGVAEGLAVSAWDILSGKVQPMQNVLVYDGVSTHAGAGVADFIASRGAKVEIVTPDVKVADDVGGTTFPIFYRRLYAQGVIHTPNYWLDRVYEENGKKIAVIRNEYTEEQEERAVDQVVIENGVTPNDALYWKLKPESVNRGQVDVHKLFAAEPQPSLAEELGNGRFLLFRVGDCISMHNIHGAIYDALRLCKDF from the coding sequence ATGCGTTACCCCAACCTGTTCAAACCGCTCACGCTGAACCAGCTCACGCTGCGCAACCGCATCGTCAGCACGGCGCACGCGGAAGTTTATGCCGAGCCCGGCGGGCTGCCCGGCGACCGCTATATCCGTTACTACGAGGAGAAGGCGAGGGGCGGTGTGGGGCTTGCCGTGTGCGGCGGGTCGAGCCCGGTTTCCATCGACAGCCCGCAAGGATGGTGGAAGTCCGTCAACCTCGCGACAGACCGCGTGATCGATCCGCTCGGCCGGCTCGCCGAAGCCATGCATCGGCACGGCGCGAAGATCATGATCCAGGCCACGCACATGGGCCGCCGCTCGGCGTTTCACGGCGAGCACTGGCCGCATCTGATGTCGCCTTCGGGCGTGCGCGAGCCCGTGCACCGCGGCAACGCGAAGATCATCGAGGTGGAGGAAATCCGCCGCATCATCGGCGACTTCGCCACCGCCGCGAAGCGCGTGCAGCAGGCCGGCATGGACGGCATCGAAATCTCCGCGGCTCACCAGCATCTCATCGATCAGTTCTGGAGCCCGCGCACGAACTTCCGTACGGACGAGTGGGGCGGCAGCCTGCAGAACCGGCTGCGCTTCGGCATCGAAGTGCTGAAGGCCGTGCGCGAGGCCGTGGGTCGCGACTTCTGCGTGGGCCTGCGCATGTGCGGCGACGAGTTCCACGAAGACGGTCTCGACCACGAGCAGTTGAAAGAGATCGCCCAGGCGATGGCCGAAACGGGGCTGATCGACTACGTCGGCGTGATCGGTTCGGGCGCGGACACGCACAACACGCTCGCCAACTGCATGCCGCCCATGGCGCTGCCGCCGGAGCCGTTCGTGCATCTTGCGGCGGGCATCAAGTCGGCGGTGAAGCTGCCCGTCATGCACGCGCAGAGCATTCGCGACGCGGGTCAGGCCGAACGCCTGCTCGCCACGGGCATGATTGACCTCGTCGGCATGACGCGCGCCCAGATTGCCGACCCGCACATGGTCATCAAGATTCGCGACGGACGCGAAGACGAGATCAAGCAGTGCGTGGGCGCGAATTACTGCATCGACCGCCAGTACAACGGCCTCGACGTGCTCTGCGTGCAGAACGCGGCGACCTCGCGCGAGGCCACCATGCCGCACGTCATCGAAAAAACGCGCGGACCGCGCCGCAAGGTAGTGGTGGTGGGCGCGGGGCCGGCCGGACTCGAAGCGGCGCGCGTGGCGCGTTCGCGCGGCCACGACGTGGTGCTGTTCGAAAAGGGCGACGCCGTGGGCGGCCAGATTCTGCTCGCCGCGAAGGCGCCGCAGCGCGAACAGATGGCCGGCATCGTGCGCTGGTTCGACATGGAAACGAAGCGCCTCGGCGTGGACCGGCGCCTGGGCGTGGCGGCCGACGAGAAAACCATCATGGCCGAGAAGCCCGACATCGTCGTGCTGGCCACGGGCGGCGCGAGCTTCACGCAGCAGGTGCCCGCATGGGGCGTGGCCGAAGGGCTCGCCGTGAGCGCGTGGGACATTCTCTCGGGCAAGGTGCAGCCCATGCAGAACGTGCTGGTCTACGACGGCGTGAGCACGCATGCGGGCGCCGGCGTGGCCGACTTCATCGCGAGCCGCGGCGCGAAGGTGGAGATCGTGACGCCCGACGTGAAGGTAGCCGACGACGTAGGCGGCACCACGTTCCCCATCTTCTATCGCCGGCTCTACGCGCAGGGCGTGATCCACACGCCGAATTACTGGCTCGATCGCGTCTATGAGGAGAACGGCAAGAAGATCGCCGTGATCCGCAACGAGTACACCGAGGAACAGGAAGAGCGCGCGGTCGACCAGGTCGTGATCGAAAACGGCGTCACGCCCAACGATGCGCTCTACTGGAAGCTCAAGCCCGAGTCCGTGAATCGCGGCCAGGTGGACGTGCACAAGCTCTTTGCCGCGGAGCCGCAGCCGTCGCTTGCCGAAGAACTCGGCAACGGCCGTTTCCTGCTGTTCCGCGTGGGCGACTGCATCTCCATGCACAACATTCACGGCGCCATCTACGACGCGCTGCGTCTTTGCAAGGACTTCTAG
- a CDS encoding DUF5943 domain-containing protein gives MQPQLPIDVDAETGVWTTDALPMLYVPRHFFTNNHTAVEEALGREAYAGILYQAGYKSAYHWCDKEAKQHGISGMAVFEHYLKRLSQRGWGLFRIVEADPASARAHIELRHSSFVLAQPGKEGKLCYMFAGWFAGAMDWVNDTSGASGHAPRAQSKEVQCAAEGHDHCVFEVSPLAS, from the coding sequence ATGCAACCGCAACTGCCCATCGACGTCGATGCCGAAACCGGCGTCTGGACCACCGACGCGCTGCCCATGCTGTACGTGCCGCGTCATTTCTTCACGAACAACCACACTGCTGTGGAAGAGGCGCTGGGCCGCGAGGCCTACGCCGGCATCCTGTACCAGGCCGGCTACAAGTCGGCGTACCACTGGTGCGACAAGGAAGCGAAGCAGCACGGCATCAGCGGCATGGCGGTGTTCGAGCATTACCTGAAGCGTCTGTCGCAGCGCGGCTGGGGCCTGTTCCGCATCGTCGAGGCGGACCCTGCCAGTGCACGCGCACACATTGAGCTGCGCCACTCGTCGTTCGTGCTCGCGCAGCCCGGCAAAGAGGGCAAGCTCTGCTACATGTTCGCCGGCTGGTTCGCGGGCGCGATGGACTGGGTCAATGACACGAGCGGCGCCAGCGGCCACGCGCCGCGTGCCCAGTCGAAGGAAGTGCAGTGCGCGGCCGAAGGGCACGACCACTGCGTGTTCGAAGTGTCGCCGCTCGCCAGCTGA
- a CDS encoding dipeptidase — protein sequence MSTLHENSIIIDGLNISKFDRSVFEDMRKGGITAANCTVSVWESFAKTVDNIALMKQQIRANSELLTLVRTTEDIARAKKENRTGVILGFQNAHAFEDNLGYIEAFADMGVRVVQLCYNTQNLVGTGCYERDGGLSDFGREVITEMNRVGIMVDLSHVGSNTSSEAIAFSKKPVCYSHCLPSGLKEHPRNKSDEQLKEIADAGGFVGVTMFAPFLKRGIDATIDDYIEAIDYVVNLIGEDAVGIGTDFTQGYSVDFFDWLTHDKGRYRRLTNFGKVVNPEGIRTIGEFPNLTQAMERAGWSETRIRKIMGENWVRVFRDVWGA from the coding sequence ATGAGCACCCTGCACGAGAACAGCATCATCATCGACGGCCTGAACATCTCGAAGTTCGACCGTTCGGTGTTCGAAGACATGAGAAAAGGCGGCATCACGGCGGCGAACTGCACGGTGTCGGTGTGGGAAAGCTTCGCGAAGACCGTGGACAACATCGCGCTCATGAAGCAGCAGATTCGCGCGAACAGCGAACTGCTCACGCTCGTGCGCACGACCGAAGACATTGCGCGCGCGAAGAAGGAGAACCGCACGGGCGTGATTCTCGGCTTCCAGAACGCGCATGCGTTCGAAGACAACCTCGGCTACATCGAAGCGTTCGCCGACATGGGCGTGCGCGTGGTGCAGCTTTGCTATAACACGCAGAACCTCGTGGGCACCGGCTGCTACGAGCGCGACGGCGGGCTCTCCGACTTCGGCCGCGAGGTCATTACGGAGATGAACCGTGTGGGCATCATGGTCGATCTCTCGCACGTGGGCAGCAACACGTCGTCGGAAGCCATCGCGTTTTCGAAGAAGCCGGTCTGCTATTCGCACTGTCTGCCTTCGGGGCTGAAAGAGCATCCGCGCAACAAGTCCGACGAACAGTTGAAGGAAATCGCGGACGCAGGCGGCTTCGTGGGCGTGACGATGTTCGCGCCGTTCCTCAAGCGCGGCATCGACGCCACCATCGACGACTACATCGAAGCGATCGATTACGTCGTGAACCTGATCGGCGAAGACGCGGTGGGCATCGGCACGGACTTCACGCAGGGCTACAGCGTGGACTTCTTCGACTGGCTTACACACGACAAGGGCCGCTACCGCCGCCTCACGAACTTCGGCAAGGTGGTGAACCCCGAAGGCATTCGCACCATCGGCGAGTTCCCCAACCTCACGCAGGCGATGGAGCGCGCGGGCTGGAGCGAGACGCGCATCCGCAAGATCATGGGCGAGAACTGGGTGCGCGTGTTCCGCGACGTGTGGGGCGCATGA
- a CDS encoding serine hydroxymethyltransferase: MSNANPFFTQTLAERDAPVRSAVLKELERQQSQVELIASENIVSRAVLEAQGSVLTNKYAEGYPGKRYYGGCEYVDEVEALAIDRIKTLFNAGYANVQPHSGAQANGAVMLALAKPGDTVLGMSLDAGGHLTHGAKPALSGKWFNAVQYGVDRETLRIDYDQVEKLAHEHKPTLIIAGFSAYPRVLDFARFRAIADSVGAKLMVDMAHIAGIIAAGRHLSPVGHAHVVTSTTHKTLRGPRGGFVLTNDEDIAKKINSAVFPGLQGGPLMHVIAGKAAAFGEALHADFKTYIDSVLANAQALGEVLKEGGVDLVTGGTDNHLLLVDLRPKGLKGTQVEQALERAGITCNKNGIPFDTEKPTVTSGIRLGTPAGTTRGFGVAEFREIGRLILDVFDALREHPEGHAPTEQRVRREIFALCERFPIY, from the coding sequence ATGTCGAACGCCAACCCTTTCTTTACGCAGACCCTCGCCGAACGCGACGCGCCCGTGCGCAGCGCGGTGCTGAAGGAACTCGAGCGGCAGCAGTCGCAGGTCGAACTGATCGCTTCGGAAAACATCGTTTCGCGCGCCGTGCTGGAAGCGCAGGGTTCCGTGCTGACCAACAAGTACGCGGAAGGCTATCCGGGCAAGCGTTACTACGGCGGTTGCGAATATGTGGATGAGGTCGAAGCGCTCGCCATCGATCGCATCAAGACGCTCTTCAACGCGGGCTATGCGAACGTGCAGCCGCACTCGGGTGCGCAGGCCAACGGCGCCGTGATGCTCGCGCTCGCGAAGCCGGGCGACACGGTGCTGGGCATGTCGCTGGATGCAGGCGGCCACCTCACGCATGGCGCGAAGCCCGCGCTCTCGGGCAAGTGGTTCAACGCCGTGCAGTACGGCGTGGATCGCGAGACGCTGCGCATCGACTACGACCAGGTGGAAAAGCTCGCGCACGAACACAAGCCGACGCTCATCATCGCGGGCTTCTCCGCGTATCCGCGCGTGCTCGACTTCGCGCGCTTTCGCGCGATTGCCGACAGCGTGGGCGCGAAGCTGATGGTGGACATGGCACACATCGCGGGCATCATTGCCGCGGGGCGTCACCTGAGTCCCGTCGGCCACGCGCACGTGGTGACTTCCACCACGCACAAGACGCTGCGCGGTCCGCGCGGCGGCTTCGTGCTGACGAACGACGAAGACATCGCGAAGAAGATCAACTCCGCGGTGTTCCCGGGCCTGCAAGGCGGCCCGCTCATGCACGTGATCGCAGGCAAGGCCGCGGCCTTCGGCGAAGCGCTGCATGCGGACTTCAAGACCTACATCGACAGCGTGCTCGCCAATGCGCAGGCGCTGGGCGAGGTGCTGAAAGAAGGCGGCGTGGACCTCGTCACGGGCGGCACGGACAACCATCTGCTGCTCGTCGATCTGCGTCCGAAGGGCCTCAAGGGCACGCAGGTAGAGCAGGCACTGGAACGCGCGGGCATCACCTGCAACAAGAACGGCATTCCGTTCGACACCGAGAAGCCCACGGTCACCTCGGGCATTCGCCTCGGCACGCCGGCCGGCACCACACGCGGCTTCGGCGTGGCGGAGTTCCGCGAGATCGGGCGCCTCATTCTCGACGTGTTCGACGCGCTGCGCGAGCACCCCGAAGGCCATGCGCCTACCGAGCAACGCGTACGCCGCGAAATCTTCGCGCTGTGCGAGCGCTTTCCGATCTACTGA
- a CDS encoding GlxA family transcriptional regulator yields MSPDRTASLSHFAFMPLPNFTMIAFTNAIEVLRMANYLSGQPLYRWSVISPDGGLITASNGLSVDTGPADCVGKPDIVFVCGGINVQRETTATHLATLRRFAREGVALGSLCTGTYALAKAGLLAGYACAIHWENMSALKEEFPDTRFLKELFVIDRDRVTCTGGVAPLDMMLNLIASRIGTARVTQIAEQFIVEHVRDTSAQQRMPLVARLGSANKSLFEVISLMENNIEEPLSREELARLANMSQRQLQRLFREHLGMTPTHYYLTLRLRRARELLLQTDMSIMHITMACGFQSACHFSKSYRDAFGTAPTRERRKQVAPLAEVVGTPGAVPTSAAAAHGAFLPA; encoded by the coding sequence ATGTCGCCCGACCGTACCGCGTCGTTGTCCCACTTCGCTTTCATGCCGCTGCCCAACTTCACGATGATCGCGTTCACGAACGCCATCGAAGTGCTGCGCATGGCGAATTACCTGAGTGGGCAACCGCTCTACCGTTGGTCGGTCATCAGCCCCGACGGCGGCCTGATTACCGCGAGCAACGGCCTCTCCGTGGATACCGGTCCAGCCGACTGCGTCGGCAAGCCCGACATCGTGTTCGTCTGCGGCGGCATCAACGTGCAGCGCGAAACCACGGCCACGCATCTGGCCACGCTGCGCCGCTTCGCGCGCGAAGGCGTGGCGCTCGGCAGCCTGTGCACCGGCACCTACGCGCTCGCGAAAGCCGGCTTGCTGGCGGGCTATGCGTGTGCGATTCACTGGGAAAACATGTCGGCGCTCAAGGAAGAGTTTCCGGACACGCGCTTCCTGAAAGAGCTGTTCGTGATCGACCGCGACCGCGTGACGTGCACGGGCGGCGTGGCGCCGCTCGACATGATGCTGAACCTCATCGCCTCGCGTATCGGCACGGCACGCGTGACGCAGATCGCCGAACAGTTCATCGTCGAACACGTGCGCGATACGAGCGCACAGCAGCGCATGCCGCTCGTGGCCCGTCTGGGCTCAGCGAACAAGTCGCTGTTCGAAGTGATTTCGCTGATGGAGAACAACATCGAAGAGCCGCTCTCGCGCGAGGAACTCGCGCGGCTCGCGAACATGTCGCAACGGCAGTTGCAACGGCTCTTCCGCGAACATCTGGGCATGACGCCCACGCACTACTACCTCACGCTGCGCCTGCGCCGCGCACGCGAGTTGCTGTTGCAGACCGACATGTCGATCATGCACATCACCATGGCTTGCGGCTTCCAGTCCGCGTGCCATTTCAGCAAGAGCTATCGCGATGCATTCGGCACGGCGCCCACACGCGAACGGCGCAAGCAGGTGGCGCCGCTTGCCGAAGTGGTGGGTACGCCGGGCGCTGTACCGACCTCCGCCGCCGCTGCGCACGGGGCGTTTCTGCCAGCCTGA
- the ubiT gene encoding ubiquinone anaerobic biosynthesis accessory factor UbiT, translating to MKLPSPVPLLRYCAARLPATPLAYALCVALNRHVLPVLDADTRALLAGHLYELKVTDIGLTVRLTVGVDRFELWRGDNRNPDLIVAASGPDFIRLAARDVDADTLFFSRRLIMQGSTELGLIVRNAVEAIDFEKMPGGALMQTALRRAVQITAQFA from the coding sequence ATGAAACTACCGAGCCCTGTGCCCCTGCTGCGTTACTGCGCGGCCCGTCTGCCCGCTACGCCGCTCGCATACGCCCTCTGTGTGGCGCTCAATCGCCACGTGCTGCCCGTGCTCGACGCCGATACGCGCGCGCTGCTGGCGGGGCATCTCTACGAATTGAAGGTGACGGACATCGGCCTCACGGTGCGACTCACGGTGGGTGTGGACCGCTTCGAACTCTGGCGCGGCGACAACCGCAACCCGGATCTGATCGTCGCGGCGAGCGGCCCCGACTTCATCCGGCTCGCGGCGCGCGACGTGGACGCCGACACGCTCTTCTTCAGCCGGCGTCTCATCATGCAGGGCAGTACGGAGCTTGGTCTGATCGTGCGCAACGCGGTGGAAGCCATCGACTTCGAGAAGATGCCGGGCGGCGCGCTGATGCAAACCGCGCTGCGTCGCGCGGTGCAGATCACCGCGCAGTTCGCGTGA
- a CDS encoding U32 family peptidase — MKLALGPILYYWPRNHVMAFYADVAASAADIVYVGEVVCSRRHELRFSDWVAIARELASAGKEVVLSALALAETEADLRQARKLAENGEFMPEVNDMSALALVARRMPFVAGPHLNCYSAQMLEWLVSLGARRWVAPVDCSRATLAEIRGGLADGNGAASEQPCEIEYFAYGRAPLAFSARCFTARHHHLQKDHCERRCIDDPEGMTAFAQDGKPFVTINGIQTQTAQIVNLAGHTHALASEGVSVLRISPQSNRAVAVLDIFKAVCDGELAPRDAYREACAQHDAPPCNGFWFGQPGIAANAAGSADFANAASNGNPSAAAGTTGVRA, encoded by the coding sequence ATGAAGCTCGCGCTCGGTCCCATTCTCTATTACTGGCCCCGCAACCACGTCATGGCGTTTTACGCCGACGTGGCGGCTTCCGCGGCAGACATCGTCTATGTGGGCGAGGTGGTGTGTTCGCGCCGCCACGAACTGCGCTTTTCCGATTGGGTGGCGATTGCGCGCGAACTGGCGTCGGCCGGCAAGGAGGTCGTGCTTTCCGCACTCGCGCTCGCCGAAACGGAAGCGGACTTGCGTCAGGCCCGCAAGTTGGCCGAGAACGGCGAGTTCATGCCCGAAGTGAACGACATGTCGGCGCTCGCGCTCGTCGCGCGACGCATGCCTTTCGTCGCGGGGCCGCACCTGAACTGCTACAGCGCCCAGATGCTCGAATGGCTCGTGAGCCTCGGCGCACGGCGCTGGGTTGCGCCCGTGGATTGTTCGCGCGCCACGCTGGCGGAAATTCGCGGCGGCCTCGCGGACGGGAACGGCGCGGCGAGCGAGCAGCCCTGCGAGATCGAGTATTTTGCTTACGGCCGGGCGCCGCTCGCCTTTTCGGCACGCTGCTTCACCGCGCGGCATCACCATTTGCAGAAGGATCATTGCGAGCGCCGCTGCATCGACGACCCCGAAGGCATGACGGCCTTTGCTCAGGACGGCAAACCGTTCGTGACGATCAACGGCATTCAGACGCAGACGGCGCAGATCGTGAACCTGGCCGGCCACACACACGCTCTGGCGAGCGAAGGCGTATCGGTACTGCGCATCAGCCCGCAGTCGAATCGCGCGGTGGCGGTGCTCGACATCTTCAAGGCGGTGTGCGACGGCGAACTCGCGCCGCGCGATGCATATCGCGAGGCGTGTGCGCAGCACGATGCACCGCCTTGCAATGGATTCTGGTTCGGGCAGCCCGGTATCGCGGCGAATGCTGCGGGCAGCGCAGATTTCGCAAACGCCGCATCGAACGGCAATCCATCCGCCGCAGCAGGCACGACCGGAGTCCGCGCATGA